From Methanobrevibacter ruminantium:
AGCTCTTCATCATCCAAGATATCTCCTTGAATAAGCTCAACGTTTTCCAATTGTGGCACATTCCATTCGTATGCAGAGGACATATTGTCAAGTATTATTACCTTTTCTGCACCAAGTTCACCTAATCTTCTAGTTAAGTTACTGCCAACACAGCCTGCTCCACCAGTTACTAAAATGGTTTTATCTTGATATTCATTATATTTGGACATAAAAATCACTTCAATAATTAATAATTAGTTAAATCATAGTTTAAATTAATTAAAAAATAATTTTAATAGTTTATATGTTATAAAATATGTTTTTATTATTAATAAAATTATTTAATAGAATGAATGATAACTATTAAAGATTATTAAACAACTCAAAATAGAATTTAAACAAATTTAATTAAATTTAATTAAATTTAAATAATAAATAAGAATATAATAAAGATTAAGTCATGATTTTATAGGATGATAGAATGGATCTTGGTCCAGAAGAATTTTTAATATATGAAACTTATTTTGAAAATGAGGACAATAATGTAAACAGAAATGAAGGATGTTGCAGTACTTTAATAGTTCTTGCAGTGATTTTCATAATAGTTAATGTTTTAATTGTATAACTCTTAAATTAAAAAGGTTAGAAAATGAGCGTATTTGACTATATCTGCCATAGAAGACCCGAAAGAAGCTTCTTTTATAAAGGGAAGCAATTTCCAGTTTGTGCAAGATGCACAGGGTTTTACATTAGTGGAATAGCTACCATAATCCTTATAAATCTCTTCCCAATCCCATATAGCTTAACAACACTGCTTTTAGGAATCATTCTTTTAATCCCATGTGCAATCGATGGATTCACACAGCTATTTGAAATGAGAGAAAGCAATAACACTCTCAGATTCATTACAGGAATTCTCGGAGGAATAGGCTTAATTTTTGTCTATGAAATCATGATAGAATTCTTTGTATTCAATTTCTTATAAAAAAGGTCTGAAATAGATAAAATAAGAATAAATAAAATTAAAAAAAGCAAATAAAAATAGAAAAAAATAATAAATAAAATAATAAATAAAAAAGAAAAGGAGAAATTTAAAACTCTAAAGAGATTTAAAAATATTAACGTCTTGCACGGCCTACTTTACGTGCAATTACGATTTCTCCAACAGAAATAAGTCCTGCAAAGAACTTTTCAAGTCCACCTGTTGCCCAAATAGCTTCACCAAAAGTAGAATTTTGAATATTTTTCTCATACTCTTCAGCAGTGATTTTAACACCAGTGGTTCTTGTAGAGATTTTAGCTGAAGCTTCCATTAATTCATCCCAGGTAACCCCTCTAAGTTCCTTCTCCATAGCTTCATAGATTTTTACAACTTTAATGTCATATAATGAAGACATGGAATCCACTACATCTACAGATCTGCATACACCAATTACCTGATTTTCATCATTGATAATAGGAATGCTGATTAACTTATTTTTTGAAGCTGCAATTACAACATTTCTTGCCGCTTCATTTTCACTAATGGTCATGATTTCCTCAACAGGACTCATAACATCAGCGATAGTTTTCTTTCCTTCACGTAATCCTTTTGTTATGTTGAATGAAGTAATCCAACCTTCCAATTTCATGTTTTCATCTAAAACAGGAGCAGTAAATCTTTTGTCCTCTTCCATTTTTAGAGAAACATCTTCTATAGAATCATTTTTTGATACAAAAACAAATTCTTTATCCATCATCTCTCTAGCTTTCATTTTAAACACTTCTCCATAAAGATTTTTGAAAAATCTGTAAAAATAATCTATTAATTAATTTTATTTAATTCCATCTTTTAATTTATCTAATTAAATTTTTTAATTTATTTAATTAAATTTTTTATTTGATTTTTAATCATCTAAAACTAAATTTAAAGCACCTACAGGACATCTGGAACTGCATTCCTTACATCTTATGCATTTATCGTTATTAAGGAAAATCTCACCGTCAACAACCTTGATGGCTGAAACAGGGCAGTTATCCTCACACAATTCACAAGCTACACAGATATCTTGATTGACATCAATGTGACTGTAAATCACTACTGGGCCTAAATCCCTTTTAAGGTTAATTGCACCTTGAATACATAAGTTAGCACAAGACCCGCAACCGCAACAACGGTCTTTGTCAATATAGGAATACATATATCCATCTTCAGAGTCAATAGCCCCATCACTTGGACATGTCTCTCCATGCACTTCTATGAATTCTTTAGTTCTAAGTGATATTGCATTGGTTGGACAGTATTTTAAGCAAGACCCACATCCAATACATTCTTTACGATTTATGGAAATTTCTTCCATTTTAAGAGTTCTATGAGGAACCTTGATTTCCTTTAATGTATATTCTACAGAATCATCTTCCTTAATGACTGATTCAGCATTCCATACATAAATACATGAAACCGGACAGGTTTGAGCACAAATTTCACATTGCACGCACTCTTCACCGATTTTAGCTTTCTTAAGCCAGGTTGAAGAACTGATTACATTAATAGGACATTCTTCAACGCAAAGATTGCATCTGACACAACGAGGAGAAATTGTAATGAGCTTTTCCTGATCATTGAAATCATGAATGTCTACATTAAAGTCTTCAATATCTTCATCTAAATCTACAGATTTAAGAGTGATTTCCCTCTCTAAGGTTTCAATCTGCTTTTTTAGTTTAATTTCCATATTTTTATCCCCATAGATAAAGTTTATTATTAATTTACTCTAATAAGCAAATCTTTAATCTTAAATTTCACAGTTTAAAAACATTATTATGTTTATATATCTTTTAAATAACTTAAATAATTTATTATAATTATTCAATATAGTATTATTGTTCAAAATT
This genomic window contains:
- a CDS encoding 4Fe-4S binding protein → MEIKLKKQIETLEREITLKSVDLDEDIEDFNVDIHDFNDQEKLITISPRCVRCNLCVEECPINVISSSTWLKKAKIGEECVQCEICAQTCPVSCIYVWNAESVIKEDDSVEYTLKEIKVPHRTLKMEEISINRKECIGCGSCLKYCPTNAISLRTKEFIEVHGETCPSDGAIDSEDGYMYSYIDKDRCCGCGSCANLCIQGAINLKRDLGPVVIYSHIDVNQDICVACELCEDNCPVSAIKVVDGEIFLNNDKCIRCKECSSRCPVGALNLVLDD
- a CDS encoding DUF2085 domain-containing protein — its product is MSVFDYICHRRPERSFFYKGKQFPVCARCTGFYISGIATIILINLFPIPYSLTTLLLGIILLIPCAIDGFTQLFEMRESNNTLRFITGILGGIGLIFVYEIMIEFFVFNFL
- a CDS encoding CBS domain-containing protein, whose translation is MKAREMMDKEFVFVSKNDSIEDVSLKMEEDKRFTAPVLDENMKLEGWITSFNITKGLREGKKTIADVMSPVEEIMTISENEAARNVVIAASKNKLISIPIINDENQVIGVCRSVDVVDSMSSLYDIKVVKIYEAMEKELRGVTWDELMEASAKISTRTTGVKITAEEYEKNIQNSTFGEAIWATGGLEKFFAGLISVGEIVIARKVGRARR